In a genomic window of Phyllostomus discolor isolate MPI-MPIP mPhyDis1 chromosome 5, mPhyDis1.pri.v3, whole genome shotgun sequence:
- the AKIRIN1 gene encoding akirin-1 — translation MACGATLKRPMEFEAALLSPGSPKRRRCAPLPGPTPGLRPPDVEPPQFQMQTPPLTLQQPVPPGSERRLPTPEQIFQNIKQEYSRYQRWRHLEVVLNQNEACASENQPHSSALTAPSSPGSSWMKKDQPTFTLRQVGIICERLLKDYEDKIREEYEQILNTKLAEQYESFVKFTHDQIMRRYGTRPTSYVS, via the exons ATGGCGTGTGGGGCGACGTTGAAGCGGCCCATGGAGTTCGAGGCGGCGCTGCTAAGCCCGGGTTCCCCGAAGCGGCGGCGCTGCGCCCCTCTGCCCGGCCCCACTCCGGGCCTCAGGCCCCCGGACGTCGAGCCGCCGCAGTTTCAGATGCAGACCCCACCGCTGACTTTACAGCAGCCTGTACCGCCTGGCAGTGAGCGGCGCCTTCCAACTCCGG agcAAATTTTTCAGAACATAAAACAAGAATATAGTCGTTATCAGAGGTGGAGACATTTAGAAGTTGTTCTTAATCAAAATGAAGCTTGTGCTTCAGAAAATCAGCCTCACTCCTCAGCACTCACAGCACCTAGTTCTCCAG GTTCCTCCTGGATGAAGAAGGACCAGCCCACCTTTACTCTCCGACAAGTTGGAATAATATGTGAACGTCTCTTAAAAGACTATGAAGATAAAATTCGGGAGGAGTATGAGCAAATCCTCAATACCAAACTAGCAG AACAGTATGAATCTTTTGTGAAATTCACACATGATCAGATTATGCGACGATATGGGACAAGGCCCACAAGCT ATGTGTCCTGA